One genomic window of Chitinophagaceae bacterium includes the following:
- a CDS encoding PKD domain-containing protein → MHNYKNLYQLLLAGIIISTSLLQVSCNNDDDDPPTQNEVIANFDFDCGDCEAPAEVSFTNTSQHAEEYSWTFGDGQNSTSENPTHTYSQAGEYDVTLMASSSPSNFEEITRTVVITSGQSNEYLRYEVNGTDIEATAFSAEITSDRRLFIRGYEASGNELPAFRISIEEGSIIGFGPGLNQNLYQGVSPDTMSYVNTSQVKYATFHTPSPGMHFFIQAIDEGADGFIQGTFSGTMRNQSGDELEFKSGEFRVMF, encoded by the coding sequence ATGCATAATTATAAAAATCTATATCAATTACTTTTAGCCGGAATAATTATCTCTACATCTTTGCTGCAGGTTTCTTGCAATAATGACGATGATGATCCCCCAACGCAAAATGAAGTAATAGCCAATTTTGATTTTGATTGCGGTGATTGTGAAGCACCCGCAGAAGTCAGTTTTACCAATACATCTCAACATGCAGAGGAATATAGCTGGACTTTTGGGGATGGTCAAAATTCAACTTCCGAAAATCCGACACATACTTACAGTCAGGCCGGTGAATATGATGTCACCTTAATGGCATCTTCAAGCCCGTCAAATTTTGAAGAAATCACAAGAACTGTCGTAATAACATCCGGTCAAAGTAATGAGTATTTAAGGTATGAAGTCAATGGAACAGATATTGAGGCTACTGCTTTTTCTGCTGAGATAACTTCTGACAGAAGGTTGTTTATTCGGGGATATGAAGCCTCCGGAAATGAATTGCCTGCTTTTAGAATATCCATTGAAGAAGGTTCAATCATTGGATTTGGCCCCGGGCTGAATCAAAACCTTTATCAGGGAGTTTCTCCGGACACCATGAGTTATGTAAACACTTCGCAAGTGAAATATGCAACATTTCATACTCCTTCTCCGGGCATGCACTTTTTTATTCAGGCTATAGATGAGGGTGCAGATGGTTTTATACAGGGGACTTTTAGCGGCACAATGAGAAATCAGTCCGGAGACGAGTTAGAATTTAAAAGCGGTGAATTTAGGGTTATGTTTTAG